The sequence below is a genomic window from Ciceribacter thiooxidans.
GTCGGCGACGCTTATATCCGCAACGTCACCACCGATATCCGCAGCTTCGGCGGCTTCGAGGCGAACGGCAATTCGATCTTCATCTTCGAGGTCGCGGGGCTCTGCATCGGCCATCTCGGGCACCTGCACCACGAGCTGACGGACGGGCACTTCGCCGAGATCGGGCGGCTCGACGTCGTCATGGTTCCCGTCGACGGCGGGCTGACCATGGGCGCCGACAGCATGAGCCGCACGGTCAAACGGCTGCGCTCGGCGCTGATCCTGCCGATGCACCGCCGCGGTCCGCCGATTTCCGATTTCCTCGCGATGTTCGACGCGGACTTCGACTGGAAGATTTCTGACAGCGCGACCGTTACGGTCTCCATTGCCACGCTGCCGCAAAAGCCGCTGATCCTCGTGCTGAGGGGCGTCTGAGATCCGCTTACCGGCGGGTGAGACGGACTTCGCCCTCGACGGCGAGCCCGATCTTGCCGCGACCGAGCTGCAGGAGCCGGATCGGCAGGTGCTTCTCGTCGAGCCGTCGCCGCAGCAGCAGGAGGCGAGTCTCGAGGTTGTCCTTGTAGTCGGGCAGACGGAGGCTCGTATCGAGGCGGATTTCGCGATTGGTGAATTCCCGCCGACCACCCTCGAGATAATGGTGCAACATGTGCACCAGCAGCCGCCCCGCCACGCCCTTGATCACATAGTCGCCGTTGATGAAGACGCTGTCGTCGAATGGGTGATGGGCGACATCGACCCGGCTGCCGTCCGCCACCGGAACCGTATGCGCCGGAAGAGCGGCTTCCGGATCGAAGGACATGCGTTCGCAGAGCGCGAGCGAGACCGCCGCCTGCCGGGCAACGATCGCAAGGGCTGCCTCGTCCTCGCGGGTGAAGGCGAGGCGCCGATCGCTCTCGACGAAGAGGACGCCCTCGACGTGCCCCTGGACGAGGAGGGGTACGGCGATCTGGCTCATCGCGTCGGCCATGCCCGGCAACACGATCTCCCGCGTCCGGTTCTCGTCCGGCGAGGAGTGTCGCACCGCCGATCCGAAGCGGCGGATGCGGCTCATGTCGCTCACCTTGACGGTCCTCCCGCTCGCCGCCGCCGATCCGATCAGCCCTTCGCCGAACGGCACCTCGGCGCCGA
It includes:
- a CDS encoding MBL fold metallo-hydrolase; this translates as MMLRLAMAFISLILAAGAAGAQEERPPVSECQLVADNLPKATFVRFDASPSLQLAAAEREVTITYLGHSTFLIETPGGISIATDYNGWLRSPRVPDVVTMNKAHSSHYTLAPDPAIANVLHGWSDTPGEKAVHRVVVGDAYIRNVTTDIRSFGGFEANGNSIFIFEVAGLCIGHLGHLHHELTDGHFAEIGRLDVVMVPVDGGLTMGADSMSRTVKRLRSALILPMHRRGPPISDFLAMFDADFDWKISDSATVTVSIATLPQKPLILVLRGV
- a CDS encoding GAF domain-containing protein, producing MTITLRDLEACFEGVIPSIIATADAEGVPNISYLSHVSMVDDEHVALSNQFFAKTAANIRLNPKATLVVVDGLTGAQFRLQLAFAYTLEDGALFDRLAQEVAAGGAQVGLSDVMRLRCVDVFRVVAIEAVPSPVEAVDAPRRPRPDRLFAAENIVAAVAAAADAGGVVDALLEGISAHLGFGHAMLFQSYGEKAQITAIGSTGYVPSGIGAEVPFGEGLIGSAAASGRTVKVSDMSRIRRFGSAVRHSSPDENRTREIVLPGMADAMSQIAVPLLVQGHVEGVLFVESDRRLAFTREDEAALAIVARQAAVSLALCERMSFDPEAALPAHTVPVADGSRVDVAHHPFDDSVFINGDYVIKGVAGRLLVHMLHHYLEGGRREFTNREIRLDTSLRLPDYKDNLETRLLLLRRRLDEKHLPIRLLQLGRGKIGLAVEGEVRLTRR